Proteins encoded by one window of Martelella endophytica:
- a CDS encoding 5-oxoprolinase subunit PxpA produces MQREVVDINCDMGESYGRWQIGDTDDAQLMEFITSANIATGFHASDPNLMDQTVRMAVEHGIGVGAHPGYNDLQGFGRRKIDGTAKELVNDIIYQVGALREFTRRHGGILQHVKPHGALYMEMAVNAELSHLFVDYMRTAAPNVSIFCMAGSVTEEIAVEAGVPVIREFFADRDYGEDGQIVFTRSVGHLDPEALAARAVRACKQGKVTAVTGRDVDIPFESICFHSDTPGALAIAKALREALIAAGIRISPVSEIINEKIRRTA; encoded by the coding sequence TTGCAGCGCGAGGTTGTCGACATCAATTGTGACATGGGCGAATCCTACGGTCGCTGGCAGATCGGAGACACCGATGACGCGCAGCTCATGGAGTTCATCACATCCGCCAACATCGCCACCGGGTTCCATGCCAGCGATCCGAACCTGATGGATCAGACAGTGCGCATGGCCGTCGAGCACGGGATCGGCGTCGGCGCGCATCCCGGCTACAACGATCTGCAGGGGTTCGGCCGCCGCAAGATCGACGGCACGGCCAAGGAACTGGTCAACGACATCATCTATCAGGTCGGTGCGCTGCGCGAATTCACCCGCCGCCATGGCGGTATCCTCCAGCATGTGAAGCCGCACGGCGCGCTCTACATGGAGATGGCGGTCAACGCCGAGCTTTCGCATCTGTTTGTCGATTACATGCGCACCGCCGCTCCTAATGTCAGCATTTTCTGCATGGCCGGTTCGGTGACGGAAGAGATCGCGGTGGAAGCGGGCGTTCCGGTCATCCGCGAATTCTTTGCAGACCGGGACTATGGCGAGGACGGTCAGATCGTCTTCACCCGTTCCGTCGGTCATCTTGACCCTGAGGCGCTGGCCGCGCGTGCCGTTCGCGCCTGCAAGCAGGGCAAGGTGACGGCGGTGACGGGCCGCGACGTCGACATTCCCTTCGAATCGATCTGTTTCCATTCCGATACGCCCGGCGCGCTTGCCATCGCAAAGGCGCTGCGCGAGGCGCTGATCGCCGCCGGCATCCGCATTTCCCCCGTTTCAGAAATCATAAATGAAAAAATCCGGAGAACAGCATGA
- a CDS encoding acetyl-CoA carboxylase, whose translation MSKLEIRSPLPGTFYRKPSPDAAAFKEDGASVTEKETIGLIEVMKTFHEIPAGVSGGSIIFLVDDAEPVMAGQVLAEVEA comes from the coding sequence ATGAGCAAGCTCGAAATCAGGTCGCCCCTTCCGGGCACTTTCTACCGCAAGCCCTCTCCCGACGCAGCCGCTTTCAAGGAAGATGGCGCCAGCGTCACCGAGAAGGAGACGATCGGGCTGATCGAAGTGATGAAGACGTTTCACGAGATTCCCGCTGGCGTTTCCGGCGGCAGCATTATTTTCCTGGTGGATGACGCAGAACCCGTGATGGCCGGTCAGGTGCTCGCCGAGGTCGAGGCATGA